A window of Mobula hypostoma chromosome 7, sMobHyp1.1, whole genome shotgun sequence genomic DNA:
CACTCGGAGAATTTCTTCTTCATTGAAGTGGGGAGGTCGGCGTCCACCGGCCCCGGGGAGCTGTGGATGCAGGTGGATGACTCGGTGGTGGCTCAGCATATTCATGAAACCATTCTCGAAGCTATGAAAGCCATGAAAGATGTGTGCGAATTCCGACCCCGCAGCAAGAGTCAGTCGTCCGGGTCCAATCCAATCAGCGTGCCCTGCCGGAGGCACCTGGTCCACCTGCCGCCGAGCCAGACCGGGCTGCAGAGGAGGTCGCGGACTGACAGCATGGCGACCCCATCACCCGCTGGTAAGATCGTAGCCGGTCGTATGAGGACAGCGAGTGAAGGGGATAACAATTCTATGGCTGGTAGCCCCGTTAGCCCCAGTACAGTGAGAACACACTTCATTCGTTCAAGTACCGTATTTAGAAATCCCAGAATGATGCAGTCCAGTGCTCTTCACCACAGCCGATCAATGTCCATGCCGGTGTCCCGTTCTCCCTTGTCTGCCGCAAGTCCAGTGAGCCTATCATCAAGTAGTGGGCATGGGTCAGCATCAGACACCATAGTTCGCCCATCCAGTAGTAGTGCATCTGTTTCGGAATCTCCAAGTGATGGAGGATTTATTTCTTTCGACGAATGTGGTTCAAGTCCTGGAGATTTAAGGCATTACATAGGGAACAGAGGTAATACTCCAGAATCTCTGACGTACACTCCACCTGTACGAGAGAGTAATGAATTGTATGGGTATAGGTTAATGGAAAGACATACAAGTGGCCAGTGTAACCGCAGCTGTTGTAATGCAGCAAGGGATGAAAGTTCTGAAACAGAGAGAAGTTACCGGAAAAGAACATGTTCCTTAACAACCCCATGCCGACAGAGAGCCATTTCACATGTTTCTTCAGTTTCACTAGATGAATATACCTTAATGAAAGCTACCTGCATGGGCAATTCAGGCCATCTGTCATGTGCTGTGTCCCCAAAAGTGTGCTATAATCCTTATCCAGAAGACTATTGTGATATTGAAATAGGATCCCAAAAAAGTTCTGGGTGCAGTAACTTTGGTGATGATGATGGTTATATGCCAATGACCCTTGGAGTGGTAAATGTACCTGTAAAAAATGACGACTACATGCCAATGAGCCCCAAATGTGTGTCTGCCCCAAAGCAAATAATTAATCCGCGATCACATCTGCAAGTAAGCATAAATGGATATAAGAACATTTCTCCTATTGAGTGCTGCTCGCCTGATACCATTGGATACAAGAGAATGTGGTGTGGATCAAAGATTTCAGGAGAAAATTCTGATGGGAAGTTCACCAATGATGAGTATATGAACATGTCTCCTGTTGATCACTGTGCATCAGTTACTCCCCCGGACTGTTTTTTCCCTGTAAGTAATGAACGTCCTCGATCCAGTGATTCCTTTAGCTCACTGCCCCAATCTCGCAAGCCTCATTTTCAGAAGGATGGAGAAAATGATCATTATGTTCTGATGAGTTCACCACATGCTGTTATTTTTGAAGAGCCTGCACTTGGTATAAAGTCTAACTCATCCTGTGTAATTAATCATGCTGCACATTTACCAGTAAGGCAAAGTCAGAGGGATGGTTTTGTACTTCGAGAAAAAGCTCTGAGACCCTCTAGACTGTCACTGGAGATGCTAAGAGCCAACACACCACCAAGTACAAATGAGCCTTCTTTGCCACTGAAACCAAAAAGCCCAGGAGAATATATCAATATAGATTTCAGCAACAAATTTGTATATGCCTCACCATCTGTGCCACCAAAAGTTTCCTCATCTTCCTCGAATTCTGCTAATGTTCAGAAAAGGTTGCCAGCAACTGATTACATGAATGTTAATCTCTGTTCACAGTCACCAAAGAATGGAATTGTTTCTGTCAATTCCTTTGATGCAATATCTGAATATCCTGGGACATGCCCCAACAGAAGTCATCCTGCTGATGCCTTCCTGAAAAGTCCGGTTGAGACAACCCCCTTTTCTCACCCCTCAGAAGATGAAACTGAATATACAGAAATGACATTTGTAATGGCCGCAACACCTCCACTACCGGTATCAAACCATGAAAGTACCCAAGTGGCTACAGTGGTGAAAAGACTTTCCCTAATCGATCAGATGCCTGGGGTAGATATTTTCATGCTTCCAAATGTGGCACCAGATCCCAATCGGGGTGCTAAAGTAATCCGTGCTAACCCCCAGGGACGCAGGCGGCACAGCTCAGAGACATTCTCTTCCACAACGACTGTCACACCGGTTTCACCTTCATTTGCTCACGATCCTAAAAGGCACAGTTCTGCTTCGTTTGAAAATGTTTCTCTCAGAAAGAATGAAGAAACTGAGGAGCTTCAAGGAAGCCCAATCTGTCGCAAAACTTCCACTGGTTTCCAAGACGGGCTGAATTATGTTGCCTTGGATCTAGTGAATGATAATTTATTGAGCTGTGAGAAAATAGCGCAATGTCGATCAACACCTCAACCCAAAGGAAATACGAATTGTATTGATACAGGTACATAGCTGCTGTTGAAAATTTGTCATCTTTgtacttttaaaaatattttctaagCATTAACTAACTTTGATAGTAAGCATTTTGGATTATTTTGGTGGCTCAGCCATACATTTTTACAAATATTCCAATTTTGGTTTATTTATTGGAAAATAGCAAGATAGGATTTGTAACTGTTTTGTTGCTTCTATGGCATTTTAATCTAATATCAGCTTCACAGCATCACTGCAACACAGTTAGCACCAAACCAGAACCAAACAGCCTGGACTGACAGGAAGCTCCTGGTAATTTCATTGCCTCAGACAGTCATCTGCAAGGGATGCAGGTGGTTAAATTATGTGGAATATTAAAAAAGGGTTTAGATTGTGGAGACCTTACATAGTTAATCTCAGAAACCAAAAAAATCAGCTTCAGCTCTTAATATTAAAAATGAGAATAACTTGGTCTATTAATAAAATGTTGAAAAGCTTGGAAACACAGTTATTTTCAAAACTAGAATATATGTTTATGCATCTGGAATCACTTCCAATTCTTCCCTAATGTAACTGCTATGAGCCTGAGTAAACATCGTAGCCTCCTGTAGAAATAAGCTCAACAGGGCACCTGCTAGTTCACCTTTTGGTTTCGGTTTGACTCAGTAGCTCAAACGAAAACAAGATCAATTCAATAGTGGAAGTCCAAACTTGTACTTCAGGCCCAGCATACCTTCCAGAGACAAATATGAGCTATGAATTTTAAAGTGAGCTTGTATCCAAATTACCCAGGGTGGTAAAGCATGACCCTGATTAAATTGAAAGTGGGTGAGAACGGAGCAGCTTTGTTGGCTAAATCGGAAATAGGTATTCCAAGTATTTTGTTTTGCACTTACCCACCCCATTCCCAGTCCCCTGCATTTTGTACTCTCAATGTAAAATAACCATCAGCCAAAAGCACTCTAATTGCACAAGGCAAActatttgattaaaaaaaatgttCACAACATCTCTTTTGTAAACAAAACTAAAATTGACTTTTGAAAATCAAAATGGTGGGAGGTCAATGAGAGACAGGATATCTgtaaatgggatgttatgtagaTTTTTCAACAGCTCCCACAGATCGAAAATTGCTAAATACACAGCCACTCTGCTATTTAACAAAGAAGAGTGAACGCTGGAACTGCAGCAACTTGACAAGAATAGTAGGGAAATACTACAATCACCATATTCACTTGGAAAAGAATAAGATTTTGCAAAGTCTGTGgaattatgaaagggaaattgtgtTTGATAAATCATTTGGAGTTGAAACAAATAGAATAGTAAAGGGAACTAGTGGTTGTAATATTTTCTGACTTCCGCTGGGTTTTTCATGTGGTATGGAGTAAGaaatttttaaacaaaatttgAGCGTGGAAGATTGTGGGTAATATAGTGACGTTGATTGAAGATCAGTTCATGGACAAACGAAGCTGCTGATGAATATATGGGTAAATTTCAGGTTGGGATTCTTCAGAGCACCATGCTGTTCACGATCTATATCAATTATCTGGATAAAGTAactaaatatattttattcaGGTTTAACTATGAATTATTGCTGGATAACTCTGAATAATAAGGATGATCCAGAGAATCCACAGTTGGATATAGACAGGCTATTTGACAAAGCAAACAGAACATACTATGGAAAACAGCTATTCACTGGGTAAAAGAAAATAGCTTTTTGTGGGCAACTGTGGAGTTTACATAAAGCTCTaatgattggcacaacattgtgtactGTTCTATATCCCAGCTGATACATTTTCCTATCCAAGCCAGGGATGTACTTAAAGTAGAATGCCTAATTGATTGAAGTGGAGCTCTTTGAACAGCAACCTTGCATACTGGGTCTACACTGTGttaaatttagaaggatgagaggcaatCTGGTTCAAACATACTAACTTCTTGTAGGGTTTGATATGTTAGATTGAAAGTTAATGTTTTCTCAAATCTTTTTTTATTGTGGGTGGCCCTCTGTTGGATGGGTTCGACCAGGGATGTTGCGTTGGCTGTCTACGTTTAGTCAATACAGTATGACATGGaaagcgagctgttgcccatgcattGGGCTCCCATTGTCTCAGAATAAGGGGGTAGAAATTCAGGGCTGTGTTGAGAAGAAACTTCCTCACCAAAAGCACAGTAAATCCCAATATCTTTCTAGTCAAGGGGATTGTAGAGATTCAATCGCTGAGTGTAATCAAGAAacaaattgatagatttttgatgaaTGATCAACCAGATAGATCATCTTTTTTTGTATTATATGTTCATCCACCTGCAGTAGCAATAAAATTACTGACAGTTTCCTATCAGGTCAGGCATCTTTTTTGATCTGGATTTGGGTAAGTGGGGCATGGATGTAGAGGGATACACAGTAATTGTTAGATGTGTATTTAACTCTTAATTCAAACCTACAGAAATGACTAGACAGTTCTAAATCCTTGCTTCCAAAATCCATAAGGAAGAAGTCATTGCAAATGCTTGTAAAACTTCTCTCCCAATTGCTAGTACATTCAAAGCTATAGTGATCAGTGCTTTGAGTTTCTGACAAACAGTTTTTGAAAGTGGTTTCTGTTAATAAACAGCAGGCTGTGTCTTTGGTAGGTTGTCttcttatagcgagaggattcgagtacaggagcagggaggtactactgcagttgtacaaggccttggtgagaccacatctggagtattgtgtgcagttttggtcccctaatctgaggaaagacatctttgccatagagggagtacaaagaaggttcaccagattgattcctgggatggcaggtctttcatatgaagaaagactggatgaactgggcttgtactcgttggaatttagaagattgaggggggatctgattgaaacgtataagatcctaaagggattggacaggctagatgcaggaagattgttcccgatgttggggaggtctagaacgaggggtcacagtttgaggatagaggggaagccttttaggaccgaggttaggaaaaacttcttcacacagagagtggtgaatctgtggaattctctgccacagcaaactgttgaggccagttcattagctatgtttaaaaggaagttagatatggcccttgtggctacaggggtcagggggtatggagggaaggctgggttctgagttggatgatcagccatgatcataataaatggcggtgcaggctcgaagggccgaatggcctactcctgcacctatttttctatgtttctatgtttcttatggTTACAGGACCAAGACATCACAACACTTCATATCCGGTTTGCTCATATCCGGTTTGAAGAACACTTAACAATTTTGTAACCAAAAGACATAGTAAACTTTCTTTAGTTACTGGACTAATTGATGCAAATGTTGGGTGAACTGAAAATAACTGAACAAGTCGAGGCTTGTTAAGAACATGTCAGTATATTAGAGTTGAATTCCCATAACATGAATTACGAATTGAATTGGTCGGGGTGTCTGAAGGACTCTGTTGGAAAATTGAATTGGTGCAGTCTAACAAAGAGGCACCACATTCTGTTCATTCATGTAAAATAGCATGCTTGGATGCCAAAAGGCTTTGAAAAAGGCAGCTTATTTGTAATTGGTAGTCAAACACTAACTGCCACCCTGTCTGTGATTTATTTATTGTAGTAAATGCTTTTGCTCTGGGCAATAGTAGGAAAGCTGCTCAGTTCTGTATGTGAACTCAATGACATATTTATCTCAGAGTTGTGgaattgtatgcactgagatgctATCTTATTTTGCTGGATGACAAGTTGATTGTTACATAAGCAAATAGAGTCTGAGGTATTTTCTGTAGATATGGTTTGTTGGTTTATTCATCCCTTATGAACTAAAGGTGCAAAGTACAGAGGGTGCATGAGTTAGTTTCAAAGAAAAGATCTTAATAATTTGTTTACCAAATGTTCCTGAGAGAATTAGTGAAGCACAGTTGATGAAAGTGGTCACTACTGTCACCCTGTTTAACTGATCTAACTGTTTTTCATATATATGTTTGGACACATCAAAGAAAATGATTGAGTCATTCAGCCGGTCAAGTCTGTGCCAAGCTCTCATTTATATTAaggctataagatataggagcagaatcaggccatttggcctatcagacccgcttcgccatttcatcatggttgatccattcttcctcttagccccagtctcctgccttcctcctccCCGCCACCCATATCCCTTAATGCCCTAACCAattaagaatccatcaacctctcccttaaatatacataaaaacttggcctccacagctgtctgtggcaaaaaattccacagattcaccactctggccagAGAAATtgcataagaccagaagacatgggagcagaattaggccattcaacccattgcccattgagtctgctacaccattccatcatggctgaacccgCATCCCAGTCAACCCCATACACATACCTCCTCGCTATATCTTTTGATGCTCTAACCaattaggaaactatcaacttccgccttaggTATACCTACAGACTTTGCCTCCACctcagtctgtagcagagcattccacagattcactactgtctggctGAAACTTTCTCCTTGCATCTGttctataaggtcactcctcaattttgaggctgttccctctagttctggataccccacaaaggaaacatcctctccacatccaccttatcaagtcctttcaacattaggtaggtttcaatgagatcctgtggccacccaccccccccccccacattcttttaaattccagtgggtacaggcccggAACTACCATACACTCCTGTTAAGCCCTTTATCcctgggatcatccttgtgaaccggcTATGGACTCTCTCAAATGACAGCACGTCCTTTTTGatatatgaggcccaaaactgttgacagtactccaaatgtggcctgactagtgtgttataaggcctcagcattgtctccttgcctttatattctattcctcttgaaataaatgccaacattgcatttgccttctttatcacagactcaacctgtaaattaaccttcttcctatttagataatagtgtgcactattattccttttaccaaaatccattatcatacatttcctaacatcgcattgcttcctcagcactacctaccccgccacctatcttcgtatcatccacaaactttgccacaaagtcatcaattccattatccaaatcattgacaaactatgtgaaaagtagtggtcccaatactgccctgaggcacaccactagtcattggcagccaaccagaaaaggtcccctttattcccactcactgcctcctgcctgtcagccattcctctatccatgccagaatctttcctgtaatgccatgggattttattttgttaagcaacctcaagtGCAGCAGCTTATCAAAtgtcttatgaaaatccaagtaaatgacatccactgcctctcctttgcccaccctgcttgttacttcctggaagaactccaacagatttgtcaggcaatttttcccttgacagaaaccatgctgactttgacttattttatcattagactccaagtaccctgaaacctcatccttaatagtagactccaacactttccctaccactgaagttaggctaattggcctataatttcctttcttttgctttcctctcgaggagtggagtgacatttgcaatttttcagtcctccaggaccataccagaatcaactgatccttgaaagatcatgaccaatgcagcAACCTCCCTCAGGACCCTGGGATGTAGTTGAACTGGTCCAagtaacttatccaccttcaggccTTTGAGGTTGCttagtactttttcctttgtaactgCAATGGCACTTgctcctgttccctgacactcatggacatctggcacactacttgtgtctaccacagtgaagtctgatgcaaagtactcattaagttcatctgccatttctttgtccgcaTTACTccatcaccagcatcattttctggtgttcaatgtcaactctcacctctcttttacgctatatataactgaaaaaaacttttagtatcctttcATTAGTATCCTGTTTTAGTATCCTTTTTTTAGTATCCTCTAGTATCCTTTTAGTATCCtggtttatattattggctagtctaccctcgtatctcatcttttcccttatagcttttttagttgttcTTTTGATGGATTGTAAAAGTTTCCCATCATccgacttcccactcacttttactaccttatatgccctgtccttggcttttatgcagtccttaacttcctttgtcggCAACAGTTGCCCACCCCAGCCATTTGGGAACTACTTCTGTGGGTCATATCTATCCTCTGCCTTGCGAACTATTCCcaaaaacttcagccacctctactCTACCGTTATCCCCAGCTGTATCTTCCTCCAGTccactgggcaagctcctctctcatgcatccgtaattccctttattccactgcgatACAGATGcatgtgatttatgcttctccctctcagtaggaattcagtcatattatgatcactgcctcccccattacaattgtgtcattacccttattacatgtctttttCAGTTCCCTTTGCAGTCTCAACCCCCACATCTTCAAAGGtttaatttaatgtcagagaaatgttttcaatatacatcctgaaatgctttttcacaaaacatccacgaaaacagagaagtgctccAAAGagtgaacaacagttaaacgtgagaaccccagtGTACCCCCCCAACTTCCCCCTCCCGCGTGTAAGCaacaattcccccctccccccaccggcaaaacaaAAAGCCCACCTGCTTCcgagcacaagcgtgagctaggcgatagcaaagagacagaccttgcagttaccgcAAAGACTATCGCAATTCATTTGGCATTtggcaacccacaggttctctccctCCCTGGCAAGGAAGAGGGAGGTATCCCCCATCTTCACAGCAAGTGGgggacataacaacaacccgctggtttacaatgttaaaaagtcCATTTCGTCGCTTTTTAtgagctctgtgcccgaagataGCAAAGATCTGaggtctttgggcccacagcaaaagattttccagcctccctgatgatACATCAGTCTCCTACCATGGcaccgaccctcgatctgcccGTTTCCAGAACCCCGAGATCTTAGGTTTGCAAACACTAGACTacctctcaggccgaacccttggcatgccgaacaatGGCCGGTCCTCAAACcccgagaacaggtcccattcccacaaagaactgaagtcagcgtgtaactccaggtcagggtcttcaaaagaaccctgaaagggaaaaataatgctattaaagatggaaatagagctgtttccgaagatgcaagcaaaggaatcgccgtttagcgccatcttaactctgcctccatcttggctactatttagagGCCTACATTTGAATCCCATAATGGTTttattacccttgcagtttcttaactccacccacaaagatttgacatttTCTGACCCTAcgttacctctttctaaagatgtaattccatcccttaccaacagagccacaccaccgcctctgCTTCCTGCTGTCCTTtccatacaaagtatatcctttgatgttaaactcccaactatggccttctttcagccatgactcagtgatgcccacaatgtcatactgatgAATCTCTAATTGTAACACtatttcatccaccttattccaaaagctacgtgcatttaaatacaggaccttcagtcctgcattcttaacccttttgaattttacctctgtggtacaatttaactctttgctctgtttgcatttgtacccaatcattggctaactcttctttacattcatgttacacccctcatctacttgtaaacctgctggctgaacctcagctctatcataaTGATTCCGTCCCCCAGCCATATTagcttaaaccactcccaacagctccagtaaacctgcccgcaagaatattagtCCCTCTCAGTTTCaaatgcaacctgtcccttttgtacaagtcacacctgccccagaagaggtcccaatgatccagaaatctgaatccccgcctcctgctccaattcttcagccacacatttatctgccatctcattctattcctatcctcaccgtTGCATGGcaaaggcagcaatcccaagaggtcctgcttctcagcatcCTGCAtaccaggttaagagcccatggtattgcaggaaggttactggcatggttagagcattggctgattggtgggaggcagtgactgggaataaaatgatccttttctggttggctaccagtgactagtggtgttcggcAGGGGtcgtgttgggactgctttttatagaaacatagaaacatagaaaataggcctttcggcccttcgagcctgcaccgccattcagtatgaccatggctgatcatccaactcagaaccctgtaccagccttccctccataccccctgatccctttagccacaagggccatatgcgGTATATCAGTGatgtagatgatggaatagaagtCTGCAAataatacaaagatgggtggagggacaggtattgttgaggaaacaggtaggctaaagaaggacttggacagattagtagGACGgaaggaacgtcgactcagaccatgagaggcacagattggaagtctgtgtggggcgccactcctcgcacagacaccagagcaatgtgtggtgaagtgccttgctcaagagcacaaacacgctgccacagctgaggctcgaactagtgaccttcagatcactagacgaacaccttaaccacttggccacgtgcccaatacAGATTAGTAGTacagattagtagaatgggcaagaaagtggcaaatgaaatacagtttttgaaaatgcatggtcatgcactttggtagtagaaataaatgtgaaaactattttctaaacgtagagaaaatccaaaaatttgagattaAAAGAGAgtcgggagtccttgtgcagaacaccctaaaggttaacttgcaggttgagtccttggtgaggaaggcaaatgccatgtcagCATTAATTTCAAATGTTTAGAATACAATAGCTGGGatgagatgttgaggctttataaggcgctggtgaggcctcaccttggctattgtgaacagttttgggctcctcatttgaGAAGAgatatgctagcattggagaggttcagaggaggttcacaagatgattctaggaatgaaaggattatacaaggaacgtttgatggttctgggtctgtacttgctggaatttagaaggatgagggggagtctcaatgaaacctttcgaatgttgaaagcctagacagagtagatgtggaaagtatgtttcccaCGGTGATGGAGTCTAGAACAataggtcacagcctcaggacagagggtgctgaatttgtggaacttgttagcACAGgctgctatggaggccaggtcgttggatgaATTTagagcagagcttgataggttcttgattggacatggcatcaaacgttatggggagaaggctggagagtagggctgaggaggggagaaaaagatcagccatgattgaatggcagagcagacttgatggaccaaatggactaattctggtcctgtgtcttatggtcttccaaactccctgtattctgattTCAGGACCgcttccctttttctacctatgtcattggtaccaatatgtaccacaacttctaggtgctcaccctcccttttcaggatattgtagaCCATAGAATTGCCTATCCGTCCccttaactatagagtctccaccCTCTtgagttccctacccttctaagccacagggccagactttgTGCCAGAGCCATGGACACTGTTGCTTCTCTCAGGTCAGTTGGCACcaccccaacagtattcaaaatggAGGACAGCCATgttctccactatctgacgttctcccttccctctcctgacagtcgcccatatatctgtctcctgtagccttggggtgactacctctctgtagttCCTATCTATCACCTTTTCACTTTCCATaacgagctgaaggtcatcgaatGTGGCCGTTGGGGAAGCTGGTAGTCTCCCAGAAATCCCAAATCTGGCATCCAGAATAGAACATTGGCCCTATAGACACACATGCATTCTCTCAAGAGTTAATTCAGAAGAAAAAAGCAAAAAGGAATAttcattataaaaataaataattcctcctcatctctgttataaaatgacgtccctctattctgatgcagtgtgatctagtcttagactctcccaccactggaaacatcctttccatgtccactctatcaagccctttcaacatttgataggtttcaataaggtcacccctcattcttctgaattctagtgaatacaggaccagagccatcaaacactcttcaaatgacaatctatttagtcctggaatcattttcgtgagcctccttggaaccctctccattttcaacacatcctttctaagatgagggacctaaactgctcacaataatgcattaaagcctcaacattacatccttgcttttgtcttctcatcctcttgaaatgattgtaacattgcatttgccttcctcagaaCCCCAGATTCAACCTGCCAATGAAccgttagggaatcctgcacaagacctTTCAAGTCCGTTTgcccctcagatttttgaattttatctccatttagaaagttatctacccttttatttcctcTACCAAATAGATGACGATACACTTCCcatcattgtattccatttgccaccacTTTGCCTATTCTtgtaatctatctaagtccttctgtagcccctctatttcctcaaaacaatTTGCACCCACCTGCCTTCATATTGTTCGTGAACTTTAcagcaaagctatcaattccatcatccaagttgttgacatataacttaaaaagaagcggtcccaacacagacccgaGTGGAACTCTACTTGTGACCAGCAGCCAgtgagaaaaggctccctttatttccactcttggcctcctgccaattagccgttgctttatccatgctagaatctttcctgtaataccatgggctcgtaggtTGTTAAAAGCTTTCTGAAGATCATGTCAAATCCTAGTACACAACTTTAATcaattcccctttgtctatcctgcttgttatttcttcaaagaattccagcccatttgtcaggcaagattttacctTGAGGAAACCATTACAGCCTATATTGTGCACTCCAtgagtgctttaaaagggatagagagggcggaaaaaggggaggaggggtggcattactggtcagggatactattac
This region includes:
- the LOC134349434 gene encoding insulin receptor substrate 2-like isoform X3 gives rise to the protein MASPPAAKGGSAGYLSTAKVRKCGYLKKQKHGHKRFFVLREQSGSFPARLEYYENDKKWRNKSSAKRVISLDCCLSINKRADAKYKYLIALYTKEEYLAVAADNEQEQHSWFSALTELLPSASSSLLPHCTEHTDCGLLYTALYKQVWQVNLKPKGLGQAKNLSGFYMLCLSTRSISLVKLNCDVPSVTLQLMNIRRCGHSENFFFIEVGRSASTGPGELWMQVDDSVVAQHIHETILEAMKAMKDVCEFRPRSKSQSSGSNPISVPCRRHLVHLPPSQTGLQRRSRTDSMATPSPAGKIVAGRMRTASEGDNNSMAGSPVSPSTVRTHFIRSSTVFRNPRMMQSSALHHSRSMSMPVSRSPLSAASPVSLSSSSGHGSASDTIVRPSSSSASVSESPSDGGFISFDECGSSPGDLRHYIGNRGNTPESLTYTPPVRESNELYGYRLMERHTSGQCNRSCCNAARDESSETERSYRKRTCSLTTPCRQRAISHVSSVSLDEYTLMKATCMGNSGHLSCAVSPKVCYNPYPEDYCDIEIGSQKSSGCSNFGDDDGYMPMTLGVVNVPVKNDDYMPMSPKCVSAPKQIINPRSHLQVSINGYKNISPIECCSPDTIGYKRMWCGSKISGENSDGKFTNDEYMNMSPVDHCASVTPPDCFFPVSNERPRSSDSFSSLPQSRKPHFQKDGENDHYVLMSSPHAVIFEEPALGIKSNSSCVINHAAHLPVRQSQRDGFVLREKALRPSRLSLEMLRANTPPSTNEPSLPLKPKSPGEYINIDFSNKFVYASPSVPPKVSSSSSNSANVQKRLPATDYMNVNLCSQSPKNGIVSVNSFDAISEYPGTCPNRSHPADAFLKSPVETTPFSHPSEDETEYTEMTFVMAATPPLPVSNHESTQVATVVKRLSLIDQMPGVDIFMLPNVAPDPNRGAKVIRANPQGRRRHSSETFSSTTTVTPVSPSFAHDPKRHSSASFENVSLRKNEETEELQGSPICRKTSTGFQDGLNYVALDLVNDNLLSCEKIAQCRSTPQPKGNTNCIDTGFMM
- the LOC134349434 gene encoding insulin receptor substrate 2-like isoform X4, giving the protein MASPPAAKGGSAGYLSTAKVRKCGYLKKQKHGHKRFFVLREQSGSFPARLEYYENDKKWRNKSSAKRVISLDCCLSINKRADAKYKYLIALYTKEEYLAVAADNEQEQHSWFSALTELLPSASSSLLPHCTEHTDCGLLYTALYKQVWQVNLKPKGLGQAKNLSGFYMLCLSTRSISLVKLNCDVPSVTLQLMNIRRCGHSENFFFIEVGRSASTGPGELWMQVDDSVVAQHIHETILEAMKAMKDVCEFRPRSKSQSSGSNPISVPCRRHLVHLPPSQTGLQRRSRTDSMATPSPAGKIVAGRMRTASEGDNNSMAGSPVSPSTVRTHFIRSSTVFRNPRMMQSSALHHSRSMSMPVSRSPLSAASPVSLSSSSGHGSASDTIVRPSSSSASVSESPSDGGFISFDECGSSPGDLRHYIGNRGNTPESLTYTPPVRESNELYGYRLMERHTSGQCNRSCCNAARDESSETERSYRKRTCSLTTPCRQRAISHVSSVSLDEYTLMKATCMGNSGHLSCAVSPKVCYNPYPEDYCDIEIGSQKSSGCSNFGDDDGYMPMTLGVVNVPVKNDDYMPMSPKCVSAPKQIINPRSHLQVSINGYKNISPIECCSPDTIGYKRMWCGSKISGENSDGKFTNDEYMNMSPVDHCASVTPPDCFFPVSNERPRSSDSFSSLPQSRKPHFQKDGENDHYVLMSSPHAVIFEEPALGIKSNSSCVINHAAHLPVRQSQRDGFVLREKALRPSRLSLEMLRANTPPSTNEPSLPLKPKSPGEYINIDFSNKFVYASPSVPPKVSSSSSNSANVQKRLPATDYMNVNLCSQSPKNGIVSVNSFDAISEYPGTCPNRSHPADAFLKSPVETTPFSHPSEDETEYTEMTFVMAATPPLPVSNHESTQVATVVKRLSLIDQMPGVDIFMLPNVAPDPNRGAKVIRANPQGRRRHSSETFSSTTTVTPVSPSFAHDPKRHSSASFENVSLRKNEETEELQGSPICRKTSTGFQDGLNYVALDLVNDNLLSCEKIAQCRSTPQPKGNTNCIDTD